One Physeter macrocephalus isolate SW-GA chromosome 19, ASM283717v5, whole genome shotgun sequence genomic window carries:
- the DYNAP gene encoding dynactin-associated protein isoform X1, which produces MDRKCGKYAVNMEPSGNQPPFLNLRNDEAQSSACKFATSTDVTGDAGPNLTDVCTNRGTLGLPEFPNSKSQHCQVTRNLFSGWSLWKIFLACLLASVVTMAVGVLIVSLVYNGKNNNASILIQLTQNQGTISLTETISPASSETTVATSTTDSTTTSTSSTMTTITSTEFTSIPDTASTTSTETTTATVNTTTPQPTTTTTANTTTEGTTTTDTTDSPPSTETTIMTMDTSIP; this is translated from the exons ATGGACAGAAAATGTGGGAAATACGCAGTGAATATGGAACCCTCTGGAAACCAGCCG CCATTCCTGAACCTTAGAAATGATGAAGCTCAGAGTTCAGCCTGTAAGTTTGCAACATCAACTGATGTAACTGGTGATGCTGGTCCCAATTTAACTGACGTCTGCACCAACAGAGGGACCCTTGGACTTCCAGAATTTCCAAACAGCAAATCCCAACATTGTCAG GTGACACGAAATTTGTTCAGTGGCTGGTCTCTGTGGAAAATATTCCTGGCTTGTCTCTTAGCTTCTGTGGTAACAATGGCAGTTGGAGTACTCATAGTGTCTCTGGTgtataatgggaaaaataataatgcctCCATTCTTATACAACTTACTCAAAACCAGGGGACAATCTCATTGACTGAAACAATCTCACCTGCTAGTTCTGAAACTACAGTTGCCACTAGCACAACAGATTCTACCACAACATCCACTTCCAGTACCATGACTACCATCACTTCAACGGAATTTACAAGTATACCAGACACTGCTTCCACAACTTCTACTGAGACCACAACTGCCACAGTGAACACCACCACACCTCAACCAACTACCACGACAACAGCCAACACTACCACTGAGGGTACAACCACAACAGACACAACTGATTCTCCCCCTTCTACTGAGACTACGATTATGACAATGGACACCAGCATACCTTAG
- the DYNAP gene encoding dynactin-associated protein isoform X2 has translation MDRKCGKYAVNMEPSGNQPVSIGGTTVPFLNLRNDEAQSSACKFATSTDVTGDAGPNLTDVCTNRGTLGLPEFPNSKSQHCQVTRNLFSGWSLWKIFLACLLASVVTMAVGVLIVSLVYNGKNNNASILIQLTQNQGTISLTETISPASSETTVATSTTDSTTTSTSSTMTTITSTEFTSIPDTASTTSTETTTATVNTTTPQPTTTTTANTTTEGTTTTDTTDSPPSTETTIMTMDTSIP, from the exons ATGGACAGAAAATGTGGGAAATACGCAGTGAATATGGAACCCTCTGGAAACCAGCCGGTGAGTATTGGTGGCACCACCGTG CCATTCCTGAACCTTAGAAATGATGAAGCTCAGAGTTCAGCCTGTAAGTTTGCAACATCAACTGATGTAACTGGTGATGCTGGTCCCAATTTAACTGACGTCTGCACCAACAGAGGGACCCTTGGACTTCCAGAATTTCCAAACAGCAAATCCCAACATTGTCAG GTGACACGAAATTTGTTCAGTGGCTGGTCTCTGTGGAAAATATTCCTGGCTTGTCTCTTAGCTTCTGTGGTAACAATGGCAGTTGGAGTACTCATAGTGTCTCTGGTgtataatgggaaaaataataatgcctCCATTCTTATACAACTTACTCAAAACCAGGGGACAATCTCATTGACTGAAACAATCTCACCTGCTAGTTCTGAAACTACAGTTGCCACTAGCACAACAGATTCTACCACAACATCCACTTCCAGTACCATGACTACCATCACTTCAACGGAATTTACAAGTATACCAGACACTGCTTCCACAACTTCTACTGAGACCACAACTGCCACAGTGAACACCACCACACCTCAACCAACTACCACGACAACAGCCAACACTACCACTGAGGGTACAACCACAACAGACACAACTGATTCTCCCCCTTCTACTGAGACTACGATTATGACAATGGACACCAGCATACCTTAG